The following proteins are encoded in a genomic region of Diabrotica virgifera virgifera chromosome 1, PGI_DIABVI_V3a:
- the LOC114324611 gene encoding transmembrane protein 231-like, which yields MVVLEIFTQTVKTRYKSTLCSKATFLAVISWLFKIIVPYIICYKTGGFWLKTDFYYEQPKVNLEGDYLITAVTNNLSNPIICSTYSYYKSYLSDLDFCSSIKLREIDKNFDAKNDELRFQVNINLHSYKINSINIVLPIKYELSDLCQLKMQSLIYYQHNFHQERATKLRIFANLNFIQSSAIPCRRKHSEDFNNPLIKNGDESKNFLIENIIAAYLERNVTTHLSNINTFVGTESSTSFVLELKVKYPENQIYYQPNFWHILKFAWMQYLAVYIITAWLSRKVNKYIFRHRLVWYFTDNPFKAK from the exons ATggtagttttagaaatatttacacAAACTGTGAAAACAAGGTACAAAAGTACGTTATGTTCAAAAGCTACATTTTTAGCGGTGATCTCCTGgttatttaaaataattgttcCATACATAATTTGTTATAAAACTGGAG gATTCTGGTTAAAAACTGATTTTTACTATGAGCAACCAAAAGTGAACTTAGAGGGGGATTACTTGATCACTGCAGTCACTAATAATTTAAGTAATCCAATTATTTGCAGTACATATTCCTATTACAAGAGCTATTTATCAGATTTGGACTTTTGTTCGTCCATTAAG cttcgagaaatcgataaaaattttGATGCAAAAAACGACGAATTACGTTTTCAAGTTAATATAAATCTTCATTCCTACAAGATCAACTCCATCAACATTGTGCTTCCAATTAAATATGAACTAAGC GACCTGTGCCAATTAAAAATGCAATCACTAATATACTATCAACACAATTTCCACCAGGAGAGAGCCACCAAATTGCGTATTTTTGCTAATTTAAATTTTATCCAATCAAGTGCTATTCCATGCAGGAGAAAACATTCAGAAGATTTTAATAACCCGCTCATCAAGAATGGAGATGAGAGTAAAAATTTTCTAATTGAAAATATAATCGCTGCCTATTTAGAAAGAAATG TGACAACACATTTATCGAACATCAATACATTTGTTGGAACCGAAAGCTCCACGTCGTTTGTCCTAGAACTGAAGGTGAAATATCCAGAAAATCAAATTTATTATCAGCCCAACTTTTGGCATATCCTAAAATTCGCATGGATGCAGTACCTTGCAGTTTACATAATAACCGCTTGGCTTTCGagaaaagtaaataaatatatatttcgTCACAGGTTGGTGTGGTATTTTACGGACAATCCTTTCAAagcaaaataa